Proteins encoded together in one Leptospira meyeri window:
- a CDS encoding alpha/beta hydrolase family esterase, whose product MKRKFKFLLFLSSILIIFSTASCSRGWLRSKIQERFQKKMEEKPAPIASSDLNQKIESPGDYTFTFSFEGIPRYYKIHVPKSYSPNKETPLLFVLHGGGGDMEIQSNEEYYHQISKSEEIGHIVVFPNGYSKYKSGKIATWNAGNCCAEARDKKIDDVGFIKEVLNHATKQMHIDKSKVYSTGMSNGAMMTYRLACEMTDTFSAITTVAGTDNTASCNPSKPISVLHIHAKDDDKVLFNGGAGNSFKDRSLVTDFVSVPKSVSKWVGFNQCNPTPKRVLDEPGVTCDEYTECKDGVKVKLCVTESGGHSWPGGKKPSFFFGSATPSTAIKANDVMWDFFTAK is encoded by the coding sequence ATGAAACGAAAATTCAAATTCCTATTATTTTTATCTTCCATCCTCATCATTTTTTCAACCGCTTCTTGTTCCCGTGGCTGGTTACGCAGTAAAATCCAAGAGCGTTTCCAAAAAAAAATGGAAGAAAAACCAGCACCCATTGCGTCCAGCGACCTAAACCAAAAAATCGAAAGTCCTGGTGATTACACATTCACTTTTTCTTTTGAGGGAATCCCTCGTTATTACAAAATTCATGTACCAAAATCATATTCACCTAACAAAGAAACGCCTCTTCTCTTTGTTTTACACGGAGGTGGTGGTGATATGGAAATCCAATCCAACGAAGAATATTACCATCAAATATCCAAATCTGAAGAAATTGGACATATCGTCGTATTTCCAAATGGTTACAGCAAATACAAATCTGGAAAAATTGCGACATGGAATGCGGGAAATTGTTGTGCCGAAGCACGTGATAAAAAAATCGACGATGTTGGTTTTATCAAAGAAGTATTAAACCATGCCACCAAACAAATGCATATTGATAAATCCAAAGTTTATTCTACTGGGATGTCAAATGGAGCTATGATGACCTATCGTCTCGCTTGTGAAATGACAGATACATTTTCTGCTATCACAACTGTTGCAGGTACAGATAATACGGCCTCTTGTAATCCTTCCAAACCAATTTCCGTTTTGCATATTCACGCAAAAGATGATGACAAAGTACTATTTAACGGTGGTGCTGGGAATAGCTTCAAAGATAGATCGCTTGTTACCGATTTTGTTTCTGTTCCAAAATCCGTAAGCAAATGGGTGGGATTCAACCAGTGCAATCCTACACCCAAACGTGTATTAGACGAACCTGGCGTTACCTGCGACGAATACACTGAATGCAAAGATGGTGTGAAGGTAAAACTTTGTGTCACCGAATCGGGAGGACATTCTTGGCCAGGCGGTAAAAAACCCTCATTTTTCTTTGGGTCCGCCACCCCTTCCACTGCCATCAAAGCCAATGATGTAATGTGGGATTTTTTTACTGCCAAATGA
- a CDS encoding ArsR/SmtB family transcription factor, whose product MNNHSQGLEHIFHALADRSRLSMVERLSLGPASVKELAEPLEMALPSVLKHLKVLEEGGIVLSEKSGRVRTYRLDPQKLEGIDSWMEERKAAWNRSFDRLGSFLIESSDENSDGE is encoded by the coding sequence ATGAACAATCATTCACAAGGTTTGGAACATATATTTCACGCACTTGCCGATCGCAGTCGATTGTCTATGGTCGAACGATTGAGCCTTGGCCCTGCATCAGTTAAGGAATTAGCGGAACCTTTGGAGATGGCTCTTCCTTCCGTATTAAAACACTTAAAAGTTTTAGAGGAAGGTGGAATTGTTTTATCAGAAAAGTCAGGAAGGGTTCGTACGTATCGATTGGACCCACAAAAACTTGAAGGAATAGATTCTTGGATGGAAGAACGAAAGGCAGCTTGGAATCGCAGTTTTGATCGACTAGGAAGTTTTTTAATCGAATCATCAGATGAAAATTCTGACGGAGAATAA
- a CDS encoding LLM class flavin-dependent oxidoreductase → MAKFSILDLVFINEGNSAKEALANSVRVAKAAESLGYHRIWVAEHHNFPSIASAATSVVIGHLAGHTKTIRVGAGGIMLPNHSPLVIAEQFGTLESLYPGRIDLGLGRAPGTDQLTLRALRRDAMNAQTFPEDVKELLAYFEDDENQLQVRAIPGMGTHVPVWILGSSLFGAQLAALLGLPYAFASHFAPGALMEAIAIYRKQFRPSLYLDKPYVMVGVNVIAADTDKEAEFLFTSSQQSFTRILRNMRGPFPPPIENMDSYWSPQEKQMASQMLSYSVVGAPETIKVGIKKVLDETKADELMTVTSIYDTDKKIRSLEILANSVTE, encoded by the coding sequence ATGGCAAAATTTTCAATTCTCGATTTAGTATTTATCAATGAAGGAAATAGTGCAAAAGAGGCACTGGCGAATTCCGTGCGAGTGGCAAAAGCAGCAGAGAGTTTGGGTTATCATCGCATTTGGGTAGCAGAACACCATAACTTCCCTTCCATTGCGAGTGCTGCTACCTCTGTGGTCATTGGGCATTTGGCGGGACATACCAAAACCATACGCGTTGGTGCAGGTGGAATCATGTTACCAAATCATTCTCCTCTTGTCATTGCAGAACAATTTGGAACCTTAGAAAGTTTATATCCCGGAAGGATTGATTTAGGCCTTGGTCGTGCTCCCGGAACCGATCAACTCACCTTACGTGCGTTAAGACGTGATGCCATGAATGCACAAACCTTCCCAGAAGATGTCAAAGAACTTCTCGCTTATTTTGAAGATGATGAAAATCAATTACAAGTACGTGCGATTCCCGGAATGGGAACCCATGTCCCCGTCTGGATTTTAGGATCTAGTTTATTTGGTGCACAATTAGCAGCACTCCTCGGACTTCCTTATGCCTTTGCTTCTCATTTTGCACCGGGAGCACTTATGGAAGCAATTGCCATTTATCGAAAACAATTTCGACCTTCTCTCTATTTGGACAAACCTTATGTGATGGTAGGAGTAAATGTGATTGCAGCGGATACAGACAAAGAAGCGGAGTTTCTCTTCACAAGTTCCCAACAATCTTTTACTCGTATCCTTCGAAATATGAGAGGACCTTTTCCACCTCCCATCGAAAACATGGATTCCTATTGGTCTCCACAAGAAAAACAAATGGCATCTCAAATGTTATCTTATTCAGTTGTAGGTGCACCTGAGACAATAAAAGTGGGTATTAAAAAAGTTTTAGATGAGACAAAAGCCGATGAATTAATGACTGTCACATCCATTTATGATACCGATAAAAAAATTCGTTCTCTTGAAATTTTGGCAAATTCGGTAACTGAATGA
- a CDS encoding nucleoside 2-deoxyribosyltransferase: MSEYIYCSGPMFSPEELNTMASIAASLESAGYKTYLPQRDGIEVAKVMAMVNTPIISGEIFRDIMIFVQKAVFAMDVYQVVERCSATVFNMNGRPADDGSISETGISFAVGKPIVIYKNDPRTEFNGLDNPLLTGLSYNWKYVTDIAKIPTNLAEMIVKVNAAGENLYLKNPPPMVKKTMEVGKEVWEILQIIRFFEHKEKDLVAILKVLMEKLKASASFMKYLEG, from the coding sequence ATGAGCGAATACATTTATTGTTCTGGTCCGATGTTTAGTCCAGAAGAACTAAACACAATGGCAAGTATTGCGGCAAGCTTAGAGAGTGCAGGATACAAAACATATCTTCCACAAAGGGATGGAATCGAAGTAGCCAAAGTAATGGCAATGGTCAACACCCCTATCATTTCAGGCGAAATTTTTCGTGATATCATGATTTTTGTGCAAAAAGCAGTTTTTGCAATGGATGTTTACCAAGTTGTCGAACGATGTAGCGCAACTGTATTCAATATGAATGGAAGACCTGCAGACGATGGTTCAATTTCTGAAACAGGAATATCCTTTGCTGTTGGAAAACCAATCGTGATTTACAAAAATGATCCAAGAACTGAATTTAATGGATTAGACAATCCACTCCTAACAGGCCTTAGCTATAATTGGAAATACGTCACAGACATCGCAAAAATTCCAACTAACCTTGCAGAAATGATTGTGAAAGTCAATGCTGCAGGAGAAAACCTCTACCTAAAAAACCCACCTCCCATGGTCAAAAAAACGATGGAAGTTGGGAAAGAAGTTTGGGAAATTCTACAAATCATCCGCTTCTTTGAGCATAAAGAAAAAGATTTAGTCGCCATCTTAAAAGTCCTTATGGAAAAACTAAAAGCATCCGCTAGTTTTATGAAATACTTAGAAGGTTAA
- a CDS encoding methyl-accepting chemotaxis protein, producing MSQTSLKEKINKSKVIGIKGQLMLFIFFILSTVLSCIFYISYTTAKDQVLNVGEEMFTNVLKDAVGLVDALNERVKAGDMTLEEAQEMAKTYIVGPKMPDGNRDISKTKMSTNDYMYLWGITPEGIATMHPFNIEGANIWDYQIQGKYTVRDTWGNPKATGYPLREIWQNPGEPIYTFMAYQAYYKPWNWVIGAGGREEIIYERRLRGMQVIFLLSAIISLTFSMLLSYFLASFISKRIQKIKFVVEKASQGDLRETVDLSFKDEFGILGDDFNIMATNLREMMKHVVNSSTKVAESAKEMYMSAENSSAVAGDIAKSIKQVAVNTESQLVAFTENKRGMLENSQAVAKIAESTATVSDLASEVLEKVQDGRNVIGTTIKQMSVVNSSVSGISNSIHVLGENSKAIGQIVETINQIASQTNLLALNAAIEAARAGDQGRGFAVVADEVRKLAERSEYATKQISVLIGEIQNNTTSAVAMMENGAREVEQGVSMVNEVGQTFERIAGSIEKVTDEMQGVSATTEEISASTEELNASTEQLAQISNGISDSTQAIAASSEEQLASSEEVTEAANNLGVLAEDLKAEIGKFKI from the coding sequence ATGTCTCAAACCTCCCTCAAAGAAAAGATTAACAAAAGTAAGGTGATTGGAATCAAAGGCCAACTGATGTTATTTATATTTTTTATTCTCTCAACTGTTCTTTCCTGTATTTTTTATATTTCTTATACAACGGCCAAAGATCAGGTTCTGAATGTAGGAGAAGAGATGTTTACTAACGTTCTCAAAGATGCCGTTGGGTTGGTTGATGCTTTAAACGAAAGAGTAAAAGCGGGTGACATGACCTTGGAAGAGGCACAGGAAATGGCAAAAACATACATTGTTGGTCCTAAAATGCCAGATGGAAATCGAGACATTTCAAAAACAAAAATGTCAACGAATGACTATATGTATCTTTGGGGGATTACACCGGAAGGGATCGCAACCATGCATCCATTTAATATTGAAGGAGCAAATATTTGGGACTATCAAATCCAAGGGAAATACACGGTGAGAGACACATGGGGCAATCCAAAAGCTACAGGTTATCCTCTAAGAGAAATTTGGCAAAACCCTGGAGAACCCATTTATACTTTTATGGCCTACCAAGCATACTATAAACCTTGGAACTGGGTGATCGGTGCGGGAGGTAGAGAAGAAATCATTTATGAAAGAAGATTACGTGGAATGCAAGTTATCTTTCTCCTCAGTGCAATCATTAGTTTGACATTTTCTATGTTGTTATCTTATTTTTTAGCATCCTTTATTTCGAAACGAATACAAAAAATTAAATTCGTGGTGGAAAAGGCAAGCCAGGGAGATCTTCGAGAAACAGTTGATTTGAGTTTTAAAGATGAATTTGGAATTCTCGGTGATGATTTTAATATCATGGCAACAAATTTACGAGAAATGATGAAACACGTAGTCAATTCATCAACCAAGGTAGCTGAATCTGCAAAAGAAATGTATATGAGTGCGGAAAATTCTTCAGCTGTCGCAGGTGATATTGCCAAATCAATTAAACAAGTTGCTGTCAATACAGAATCACAACTAGTTGCTTTCACAGAAAATAAACGAGGGATGCTTGAAAATTCCCAAGCTGTCGCAAAAATTGCAGAGTCTACCGCAACTGTTTCTGATTTGGCTAGTGAGGTTTTGGAAAAAGTTCAAGATGGAAGAAATGTAATCGGCACTACCATTAAACAGATGTCAGTTGTTAATTCCTCTGTCAGTGGGATTTCAAATAGTATTCATGTTTTAGGTGAAAATTCAAAAGCGATTGGACAAATTGTAGAAACGATCAACCAAATTGCGAGTCAAACTAATTTGCTGGCTCTCAACGCAGCTATTGAAGCGGCCAGAGCAGGAGACCAAGGGAGAGGTTTTGCAGTAGTCGCCGATGAGGTTCGAAAGTTAGCAGAACGATCCGAGTATGCAACCAAACAAATTAGTGTATTGATTGGAGAGATTCAAAACAATACAACTTCTGCCGTTGCAATGATGGAGAATGGTGCAAGAGAAGTGGAACAAGGTGTTTCAATGGTGAATGAAGTTGGGCAAACATTTGAAAGAATTGCTGGTTCTATTGAAAAAGTAACAGATGAAATGCAAGGTGTTTCGGCAACAACGGAAGAAATCTCAGCAAGCACAGAAGAGTTAAATGCATCTACAGAACAATTGGCACAAATCTCTAATGGGATTTCTGATAGCACACAAGCCATCGCCGCTTCTTCAGAAGAACAACTAGCATCTTCTGAAGAAGTAACGGAAGCAGCCAATAATTTAGGAGTCCTGGCAGAAGACTTAAAAGCGGAGATTGGTAAGTTTAAAATTTAA
- a CDS encoding SRPBCC family protein, translated as MKKRQVKNSTFTIERILPASKERTFAAWANADSKRRWFACHDDWKTVEFSLDFQVGGKETNLVLTPSGSRHVFDGTYYDIIPNERIVYAFGMYVDNIRISVSLVTVLFESVIEGRTKMIFTEQIVLLQQPSVAGLSTEEEINGRVEGTNAGFDRLAKELS; from the coding sequence ATGAAAAAGCGACAAGTCAAAAATTCTACATTTACGATCGAAAGGATTTTACCTGCTTCTAAGGAAAGAACCTTTGCTGCTTGGGCAAATGCCGATTCCAAACGAAGATGGTTTGCTTGCCATGACGATTGGAAAACTGTTGAGTTTAGTTTGGACTTTCAGGTTGGCGGAAAAGAAACCAATTTAGTTCTGACACCATCTGGAAGTCGGCATGTATTTGATGGAACTTATTATGACATTATCCCTAACGAAAGAATCGTTTATGCTTTTGGTATGTATGTAGATAATATTCGGATCTCTGTTTCGCTTGTAACGGTTCTCTTTGAGTCCGTTATCGAAGGTAGAACAAAGATGATATTTACTGAACAGATTGTTCTGTTGCAACAACCATCAGTAGCTGGTTTATCAACTGAAGAAGAAATCAATGGCCGTGTGGAAGGAACCAATGCAGGCTTCGATCGTCTTGCGAAAGAGTTATCCTAA
- a CDS encoding SpoIIE family protein phosphatase, with protein sequence MKIRYLFAIYCSLVPLLPLHASPKLTIFQLNNPTELLKLSGPWSFSPKDDITKAQKHFPDANWDQLSVPAQWNNSGLSGFQVGWYRQTFHVSKSFLDQKLSILTPIIADANEIYINGVLVGRTGLISDSGELIKKSSRISVYTIPSYIINFEGENTIAVRVADDVGWGGFVNSEFYMGESDLIQGKFYKYIMWNSAICFAFLYSAIYCLILWLRSRRERAYLMYFFFAILAGLATFGNLSLPYFIWDNFWFNHFVFHPALNLMGIFGTLFFFDFAGQKPSKLIKGVLCFHSILAIVSFFTFNPFIMDIYSKYTLNVNDILSLLELIFIFAFTIKAVRNQQPGAFIILIGQIGLGITVIFSVLSYLQIYVSILDRSLSEGFLFYTLSLSFALSIRFAKLYEVTNQLKSELEKKNEELISLDKMKNEFLSNTSHELRTPLNGIIGITESLIEGAMGTVSNGVAKNLGFIISSAKRLSNLVNDLLDFSMMKNRRFKLFPITLAIQPSVEVTMSLLERTAKEKGIALISEIQDNTPLVFGDESRIQQILFNLIGNAIKFTESGTIRVTARTINNGLVDYLEISIIDTGIGLSKEDQNKIFSPFAQADASISRNFGGVGLGLSITKNLVELHTGTISVESELGKGSAFRFTLPLANGQTEFQFPKSSNAEGSHIWMSTEDLRGNFIVEQAYTERMELSTNLSKDLNRNLTILAVDDDPINLEVLKIQLSGSGFNVVPVLDGPTAINVANEIKPDLVLLDIMMPKMSGYQVCKILRESYSMYEMPILMLTAKNRIEDVLSGLEAGANDYLGKPFDKRELLARVNTLILLKSAVEEKEDYLSIKAELKLAKKIQDSSLPLNPPTGGRATIVSRYNPMTSIGGDYYDFHTPDENSLGVVIADVSGHGIPAAIVAAMFKMAFNLQKHVSKKPNEVLKRINKLLLDSIHKQFVTACYLFFDLESQRILYASAGHPPVAFYRRKTNKVEMVRPRGRILGCFPEIPDEILDIPFAVGDRVILYTDGISEARNLAGEMFGDERLSHYIVENSQNSSTDLFADGLLEQIKEFCGKTVPDDDITLVVVDL encoded by the coding sequence ATGAAAATTCGTTATCTATTTGCGATTTACTGTTCTCTTGTCCCCCTACTGCCACTTCATGCTAGCCCCAAACTTACCATTTTTCAATTAAACAATCCAACAGAACTACTGAAACTCTCAGGTCCATGGAGTTTCAGCCCTAAAGATGACATAACCAAAGCCCAAAAACATTTCCCCGATGCAAACTGGGACCAACTATCCGTTCCTGCGCAGTGGAACAATTCAGGTTTGTCTGGTTTTCAAGTCGGTTGGTATAGACAAACCTTCCATGTTTCAAAATCATTTCTAGACCAAAAGTTAAGTATCCTCACTCCTATCATTGCCGATGCCAATGAAATCTATATCAACGGAGTTCTTGTTGGTCGAACAGGTTTGATTTCCGATTCCGGTGAGTTGATTAAAAAAAGCAGTAGAATCAGTGTATATACAATCCCAAGCTATATCATTAATTTTGAGGGAGAGAACACGATTGCTGTGCGAGTGGCTGATGATGTCGGATGGGGTGGATTTGTAAATTCGGAATTTTATATGGGCGAGTCAGATCTCATCCAAGGAAAATTCTATAAATACATTATGTGGAATTCAGCAATTTGTTTTGCTTTTTTATATTCTGCAATTTATTGCCTGATCCTTTGGTTACGTAGCCGAAGAGAACGTGCCTATTTAATGTATTTCTTTTTTGCAATCCTTGCGGGACTTGCAACCTTTGGCAACTTATCCCTCCCGTATTTTATTTGGGATAACTTTTGGTTCAACCATTTTGTTTTCCATCCTGCATTGAACTTAATGGGTATATTTGGAACTCTTTTCTTTTTTGATTTTGCAGGACAAAAACCATCCAAATTAATAAAGGGTGTTCTTTGTTTTCATTCAATCCTTGCCATCGTTTCCTTTTTTACATTTAATCCTTTTATCATGGATATTTATTCAAAGTATACATTAAATGTGAATGATATTCTCTCACTTCTAGAACTTATTTTTATTTTCGCCTTCACTATCAAAGCAGTTCGTAATCAACAGCCAGGTGCCTTTATTATTTTAATTGGGCAAATTGGACTTGGGATCACCGTGATCTTCTCAGTTTTAAGTTATCTACAAATTTATGTTTCTATTTTAGATCGATCTCTTTCAGAAGGATTTTTATTTTACACTCTGAGTTTGTCCTTTGCATTATCGATTCGTTTCGCAAAACTTTATGAAGTAACAAACCAATTAAAAAGTGAACTAGAAAAGAAAAACGAAGAATTAATTTCATTGGATAAAATGAAAAACGAGTTTTTATCCAATACTTCTCACGAATTGAGAACGCCGCTAAATGGTATTATCGGCATTACAGAATCTCTCATAGAAGGTGCGATGGGTACCGTTAGTAATGGAGTCGCCAAAAACTTAGGGTTTATCATATCGTCTGCCAAAAGACTTTCCAACTTAGTCAATGACCTGCTTGATTTTTCAATGATGAAAAATCGGAGGTTTAAACTTTTCCCGATCACACTGGCAATCCAACCTTCCGTTGAAGTAACAATGAGCCTACTAGAACGTACAGCTAAAGAAAAAGGCATTGCTCTCATCAGCGAAATTCAAGATAACACTCCTTTGGTTTTTGGAGATGAAAGTAGAATTCAGCAAATCCTATTCAATTTAATCGGGAACGCAATCAAATTCACCGAATCAGGAACTATTCGAGTCACTGCGAGAACAATTAACAACGGTTTGGTTGATTATTTGGAAATTTCCATCATTGATACAGGGATTGGGCTCTCTAAAGAAGATCAAAATAAAATTTTTTCTCCCTTCGCTCAAGCGGACGCCAGTATCTCGCGAAACTTTGGTGGTGTAGGACTTGGTCTTTCCATCACAAAAAACTTGGTAGAATTACATACAGGAACGATATCTGTTGAATCGGAACTAGGCAAAGGTTCTGCATTTCGATTTACATTACCTCTTGCGAATGGTCAAACAGAATTTCAATTCCCAAAAAGTTCAAATGCTGAAGGTTCTCATATATGGATGTCCACAGAAGATTTACGCGGAAATTTTATCGTTGAACAAGCGTATACCGAAAGGATGGAACTTAGCACAAATCTCTCGAAAGATTTAAATAGAAATCTAACGATACTTGCTGTTGACGATGACCCCATTAATCTAGAAGTTTTAAAAATCCAACTTAGCGGATCAGGGTTTAACGTAGTTCCGGTTTTGGACGGACCAACAGCAATCAATGTCGCAAATGAAATTAAACCAGATTTGGTATTGTTAGACATCATGATGCCAAAAATGAGTGGCTATCAAGTTTGCAAAATATTGAGAGAATCTTATTCAATGTATGAAATGCCAATTCTAATGTTAACGGCAAAAAATAGAATTGAAGATGTACTTTCTGGCTTAGAGGCAGGCGCCAACGATTATCTAGGAAAACCTTTTGATAAAAGAGAACTACTTGCGAGAGTCAACACACTTATCCTTTTAAAATCTGCGGTTGAAGAAAAAGAAGATTATTTAAGCATCAAAGCCGAACTAAAATTAGCAAAAAAAATTCAAGACTCTTCCCTTCCTTTAAATCCACCAACTGGAGGAAGGGCAACCATTGTATCAAGGTACAATCCGATGACTTCGATTGGAGGAGATTATTATGACTTTCACACTCCCGACGAAAATAGTCTAGGTGTTGTGATTGCCGATGTTTCAGGACATGGGATTCCTGCTGCAATTGTTGCCGCAATGTTTAAGATGGCATTTAACTTACAAAAACATGTGTCCAAAAAACCTAACGAAGTCTTAAAAAGAATCAACAAACTATTACTGGATTCTATTCATAAACAATTTGTCACGGCTTGTTACTTATTTTTTGATTTAGAAAGTCAAAGAATCCTTTATGCAAGTGCCGGTCACCCTCCCGTAGCTTTTTATAGAAGAAAAACTAACAAAGTAGAAATGGTACGACCAAGAGGAAGAATTCTTGGATGTTTTCCTGAGATTCCTGATGAAATTTTGGACATTCCATTTGCAGTTGGCGACAGAGTCATTTTATATACGGACGGAATTTCCGAAGCACGAAATCTCGCAGGAGAAATGTTTGGTGATGAACGACTCAGTCATTATATTGTTGAAAATTCCCAAAACAGTTCGACTGATCTATTTGCCGACGGTCTTTTAGAACAAATCAAAGAATTTTGTGGAAAAACTGTACCGGATGACGACATAACACTCGTTGTTGTTGACCTCTGA
- a CDS encoding glutathione S-transferase family protein — protein sequence MLIVSQMDNYQSPNLLLFFHPLASFCHKVLIALYENGTEFEARLVDLLEEESSAELFAYWPVGKIPILRDRVREKTIPETSIIIEYLDELYPGKERLIPKEHTSALETRLWDRFFDLYVSEPMQKIVVDRLRPIGQRDQLGVEQAYQRLPIAYGMLETQLNSRRFIAGESFTMADCSAVPALFYTDTILSFRNTYPKLEAYFERLLERPSVKRTIDEAEPYFHMYPLFDKIPKRFLKEKK from the coding sequence ATGTTAATAGTTTCCCAAATGGATAACTATCAAAGCCCGAATCTTTTACTCTTCTTCCACCCACTTGCCTCCTTTTGCCATAAGGTTCTCATCGCTCTCTATGAAAATGGGACAGAGTTTGAGGCGAGGTTGGTGGATTTGTTGGAGGAAGAGTCCAGTGCCGAACTTTTTGCCTATTGGCCTGTTGGCAAAATTCCAATCCTTCGGGACCGAGTGAGGGAAAAAACAATTCCAGAGACAAGTATCATCATTGAGTATTTGGATGAATTGTATCCAGGAAAAGAAAGGCTGATTCCCAAAGAACATACTTCTGCCCTCGAAACAAGACTATGGGACCGTTTTTTTGATTTATATGTCAGTGAACCGATGCAGAAAATTGTTGTCGATCGTTTGCGACCCATAGGCCAGAGAGACCAACTTGGTGTAGAACAGGCTTATCAAAGGCTACCGATCGCATATGGAATGTTGGAAACTCAACTAAACTCTCGGAGATTCATTGCTGGGGAGAGTTTTACGATGGCTGATTGTTCGGCAGTTCCTGCTTTATTTTATACGGATACGATTTTGAGTTTTAGAAACACTTATCCAAAACTGGAAGCTTATTTTGAAAGATTGTTAGAGAGACCTTCCGTCAAACGAACGATAGATGAAGCTGAGCCCTATTTTCATATGTATCCGTTATTTGATAAAATTCCCAAGCGGTTCCTAAAAGAAAAAAAGTAA
- a CDS encoding alanine racemase gives MFKTRKSRLWFFLLIVLILLSFLKPKDVGSAYQEYYSALNEELKTKGFGKPVVLLDLDRLDENLSTLSKNIPPPLHYRIVVKSLPSLDLLRYITKATKTNRLMVFHSGDLVMLLGDPEFSSFDILLGKPMPVRALEDIYQKTKLDRFQKIHWLVDTKTRLNQYLEFAKLKNIKLNLVLEIDIGLHRGGFVHPNEVNQILSMIQGDQKNLEFGGFMGYEPHVASVPSLLGDKNDVIEKEIQSSLNQYEAFVHSGKKSFPSLFDKELLLNGGGSKTYRFYQKNQNVVNDVSVGSALVMPTDFDVSTLVEHKPAFFIAAPVLKRLEGTTIPFLESISFVFPLWNPNLQVTYFIYGGAYLAKKESPQGLFDNSLYGSSTNQGILNGSLATGLKPDDYVFFRPTQSEKVMAEMGEVVLLRKGKINGTWKCFIN, from the coding sequence ATGTTCAAAACTCGTAAATCCCGCCTCTGGTTTTTTCTACTGATCGTACTGATACTTCTATCTTTTTTAAAACCAAAAGATGTGGGCTCTGCTTACCAAGAATACTATTCTGCTCTTAATGAAGAGTTAAAAACAAAAGGCTTTGGAAAACCGGTTGTACTTTTGGACTTGGATCGGTTGGATGAAAATTTATCTACCCTGTCGAAAAATATACCACCGCCTTTGCACTATCGTATTGTTGTAAAGTCACTTCCTTCTTTGGATCTTCTTCGTTATATTACGAAAGCAACAAAAACAAATCGTCTTATGGTTTTTCATTCTGGTGATCTCGTGATGTTACTCGGTGATCCAGAGTTTTCTTCTTTCGATATCCTCCTAGGTAAACCGATGCCAGTTCGTGCATTAGAAGATATTTATCAAAAAACAAAACTAGACCGATTCCAAAAAATTCACTGGTTAGTAGATACAAAAACAAGACTCAACCAATACTTGGAATTTGCAAAACTGAAGAATATAAAACTAAACCTTGTTTTAGAAATTGATATTGGCCTTCATCGAGGTGGATTCGTCCATCCAAATGAAGTAAATCAAATTCTTTCCATGATTCAGGGCGATCAAAAGAACTTGGAGTTTGGTGGATTTATGGGTTACGAGCCACATGTCGCTTCCGTTCCAAGTCTATTAGGCGATAAAAATGATGTTATAGAGAAGGAGATTCAATCTTCTTTGAATCAATATGAAGCTTTTGTTCATTCTGGAAAAAAATCTTTTCCTTCTTTGTTTGATAAAGAATTACTATTGAATGGTGGAGGAAGTAAAACATATCGATTTTATCAAAAAAATCAAAATGTTGTCAATGATGTCTCCGTTGGTTCAGCACTTGTGATGCCAACAGATTTTGATGTGAGCACGCTTGTGGAACACAAACCTGCCTTTTTTATTGCTGCCCCAGTTTTAAAACGATTAGAAGGAACAACTATCCCATTTTTAGAATCCATTTCTTTTGTATTTCCATTGTGGAATCCAAACTTACAAGTGACTTATTTCATTTATGGTGGTGCTTATCTTGCAAAAAAAGAATCTCCACAAGGTCTATTTGACAATAGCCTTTATGGTTCTAGTACAAACCAAGGGATATTGAATGGAAGTTTGGCGACTGGATTGAAACCTGATGACTATGTTTTTTTCCGCCCGACTCAGAGTGAGAAGGTGATGGCAGAGATGGGCGAAGTAGTTCTTTTGAGAAAAGGAAAAATCAATGGAACTTGGAAGTGTTTTATCAACTAG